A genome region from Chryseobacterium sp. G0186 includes the following:
- the recQ gene encoding DNA helicase RecQ has translation MSAKKANLSGELKKYFGFSTFKGQQEQIIDNLLNGKDIFVLMPTGGGKSLCYQLPALISEGTAIVVSPLIALMKNQVDAVNGLSSDDGVAHVLNSSLNKTQTKQVFDDIKSGKTKLLYVAPESLIKDDYLDFLKEVKISFFAIDEAHCISEWGHDFRPEYRNLKQIIDKIANVPVIALTATATPKVQDDIQKTLGMTNALVFKESFNRPNLYYEVCPKINIDKEIVKFINQHKGKSGIVYCLSRRKVEEFAQLLQVNGINALPYHAGLDQKVRVTNQDKFLMEDVDVIVATIAFGMGIDKPDVRFVIHYDFPKSLESYYQETGRAGRDGGEGHCLAFYDPKDIEKLEKFLAQKPVSEREIGLQLLNEVVGYAETSMSRRQYILYYFGETFDPVNGDGAKMCDNSFNPPKLKDATSDLKKVLELISNTGEKFKSKDLISVIVGKETAVTKSYKLEQSSHFGFGKDEKDNYWKTILRQATVQNFLQKDIETYGVLKIAEKGKSVLDGKYKDVFLIAEDREFDLTQAKADSEQVQQQAGGGLDQNLFNLLKELRKKVAKKHGIPPYTVFMDPSLEDMTVQYPITVDEINKIYGVGEGKAKKYGKEFSDYIRTYVEDNNIERTQDMVLKQVANKSNHKVFIIQNTDKKIDLEDIARAKNLSMDELLKEMERIVYQGTKLNIDYYIEDNFDEDIVDGFMEFMNESESDSMKVLLDEFGDELSDEEVRMLRIKFISDVAN, from the coding sequence ATGAGCGCAAAAAAAGCCAATTTATCAGGCGAATTGAAAAAGTATTTTGGGTTTTCTACATTTAAAGGTCAGCAGGAACAAATCATAGACAATCTCTTGAATGGGAAGGATATATTTGTTTTGATGCCTACAGGTGGGGGTAAATCGTTATGTTATCAGCTTCCGGCACTTATTTCCGAAGGTACGGCGATAGTTGTTTCACCTTTAATAGCGTTAATGAAGAATCAGGTGGATGCCGTAAATGGCCTTTCCTCTGATGATGGGGTAGCGCATGTATTAAATTCATCATTAAATAAGACACAGACAAAACAGGTTTTTGACGATATTAAAAGCGGCAAGACCAAGCTTTTGTATGTCGCTCCTGAATCATTAATTAAAGATGATTATCTGGACTTTCTGAAAGAAGTTAAGATTTCTTTCTTTGCTATTGATGAGGCACACTGTATTTCAGAGTGGGGGCATGACTTCAGACCTGAATACAGGAACCTGAAGCAGATTATTGATAAGATTGCCAATGTACCGGTAATCGCCTTAACCGCTACCGCTACCCCAAAGGTTCAGGATGATATCCAAAAAACATTGGGAATGACCAATGCCTTGGTTTTTAAGGAAAGTTTTAATCGCCCTAATTTATATTATGAGGTATGTCCTAAAATCAATATAGATAAGGAGATTGTTAAATTTATCAATCAGCATAAAGGAAAATCAGGGATTGTATATTGCTTGAGCAGAAGAAAAGTAGAAGAATTTGCTCAACTTCTGCAGGTAAACGGGATCAATGCGCTTCCTTATCATGCCGGTCTTGATCAGAAAGTGAGGGTAACCAATCAGGATAAATTCCTGATGGAGGATGTGGATGTTATTGTAGCAACCATTGCTTTTGGAATGGGAATCGATAAACCGGACGTCCGTTTTGTGATCCATTACGACTTTCCAAAATCACTGGAAAGCTACTATCAGGAAACCGGAAGAGCTGGAAGAGATGGCGGTGAAGGCCACTGTCTGGCTTTCTATGATCCTAAGGATATCGAAAAACTTGAGAAATTTCTGGCTCAGAAACCAGTTTCTGAAAGAGAAATCGGATTACAGCTTTTGAATGAGGTTGTAGGCTATGCCGAAACTTCAATGAGCAGAAGACAGTATATCCTCTATTATTTTGGAGAAACCTTTGATCCTGTCAACGGGGATGGAGCAAAAATGTGTGATAACTCATTTAATCCTCCGAAATTAAAGGATGCTACCTCCGATTTGAAGAAAGTGCTTGAATTGATCAGTAATACCGGAGAAAAATTTAAGTCAAAAGACCTGATTTCTGTTATTGTCGGAAAAGAAACGGCGGTGACAAAATCCTATAAACTTGAACAGAGTTCTCATTTCGGTTTTGGAAAAGACGAAAAAGATAATTATTGGAAAACAATTCTGAGACAGGCAACCGTTCAGAATTTTCTGCAGAAAGATATTGAAACATATGGTGTTTTAAAAATTGCAGAAAAAGGAAAAAGTGTATTGGATGGTAAATACAAGGATGTATTTTTAATTGCTGAAGACCGGGAGTTTGATCTTACACAGGCTAAGGCAGACAGTGAACAGGTACAGCAACAAGCTGGTGGAGGATTAGACCAAAATCTGTTTAACCTGCTAAAGGAGTTAAGAAAAAAAGTTGCCAAAAAGCACGGAATTCCACCATACACGGTGTTTATGGATCCAAGTTTAGAGGATATGACGGTTCAATACCCGATTACTGTAGATGAGATCAATAAAATTTATGGAGTTGGGGAAGGAAAAGCCAAGAAGTATGGTAAAGAATTTTCAGACTATATCAGAACCTATGTTGAAGATAACAATATAGAACGTACCCAGGATATGGTACTGAAGCAGGTAGCCAATAAATCAAACCATAAGGTTTTCATTATCCAGAATACGGATAAAAAGATTGATCTTGAAGATATTGCAAGAGCAAAAAACCTTTCCATGGATGAACTTCTAAAGGAAATGGAACGAATTGTCTACCAGGGAACAAAATTGAATATCGATTACTATATTGAAGATAATTTTGATGAAGATATCGTTGACGGTTT
- a CDS encoding sensor histidine kinase → MRKSIVTRLNNWIIFVVMTTLVIAIVVASTTLINFLRKEEIKRISLLSKAIRIQQEVKTPDTDVLDLLPDILNINNTIPFIVTDKYKNPILDLGYYRNIPESTIKNPEKLHELIVKMEKNYAPIEIKVPDGNNQFVYYDNSRLLNNLQYSPYILGLFILLYFGFTFWFFRTIKKTDEGYLWAGLAKETAHQIGTPLSSMIGWMEIMKLDTPDSEGVHEIEKDIERLRTISERFSKIGSVPELNDMNFNETIQENYDYLKTRISRKVNFTLQLPTYTLLVPHNKILMSWVIENLVKNAVDAMKGEGAITMSVFERNKNILIEVKDNGSGMTKQQARNAFKPGYSTKKRGWGLGLSLAQRVIHEYHNGDIKISQTEVGKGTTFRITIKKG, encoded by the coding sequence TTGAGGAAATCCATCGTAACCAGACTGAATAACTGGATTATTTTTGTTGTAATGACTACCCTGGTAATCGCCATTGTGGTGGCTTCTACAACGCTCATTAATTTTCTCAGAAAAGAGGAAATCAAAAGGATCAGTCTTCTTTCTAAGGCGATAAGAATCCAGCAGGAAGTGAAAACTCCTGATACCGATGTTCTTGACCTGCTGCCGGATATCCTGAATATTAATAACACCATTCCGTTCATTGTAACGGATAAATATAAAAACCCTATCCTTGATCTTGGATATTATAGAAATATCCCTGAAAGTACCATTAAAAATCCGGAAAAACTGCATGAATTGATCGTGAAGATGGAGAAAAACTATGCTCCGATTGAAATTAAGGTTCCTGATGGAAATAATCAGTTTGTGTATTATGATAACTCACGCCTGCTGAATAATTTACAGTATTCACCCTATATTTTAGGGTTGTTTATTCTATTGTATTTTGGATTCACTTTTTGGTTTTTCAGAACGATCAAAAAAACGGATGAGGGATATTTATGGGCAGGTCTGGCTAAGGAAACAGCCCATCAGATCGGGACCCCTTTGTCTTCAATGATCGGATGGATGGAAATTATGAAGTTGGACACTCCGGATTCTGAGGGAGTTCATGAAATTGAAAAAGATATTGAAAGGCTGAGAACCATCTCTGAACGTTTTTCAAAGATAGGTTCTGTTCCGGAGCTAAATGACATGAATTTCAATGAAACCATTCAGGAAAATTATGATTATCTAAAGACAAGAATCTCAAGGAAAGTCAATTTTACCCTTCAACTTCCTACTTATACGCTTCTTGTTCCTCACAATAAAATTCTGATGAGCTGGGTTATAGAAAACCTGGTAAAAAATGCGGTGGATGCTATGAAAGGAGAGGGAGCTATTACCATGTCTGTTTTTGAGAGAAATAAAAATATTCTGATTGAAGTAAAGGATAACGGAAGTGGTATGACAAAACAGCAAGCGAGAAATGCCTTTAAACCGGGATATTCTACCAAGAAAAGAGGCTGGGGATTAGGATTGTCATTAGCCCAAAGAGTGATTCACGAATACCATAACGGAGATATTAAAATTTCTCAAACCGAAGTAGGAAAAGGAACAACCTTTAGAATAACGATTAAAAAAGGATAA
- a CDS encoding type 1 glutamine amidotransferase domain-containing protein, with translation MKKKALIVVTSVEKYPNMERATGLWLGEAVHFYEKLEEKGYELDFVSPKGGYTPLDPISLQMFVQPVDWKYYADDTFRNKLANALKPEDINPKDYDVIYYAGGHGVVWDFPDNKELQEIARSIYEDGGIVSSVCHGAVGLFNIKLSNGENLIEGKTVTGFSNSEEIAAELADHMPYLTEDVLKSKGAHYVKADQDFIPFAVSDGKLVTGQNPQSGGAVAEKVLEILEK, from the coding sequence ATGAAAAAGAAAGCATTAATTGTAGTAACTAGTGTAGAAAAATATCCTAATATGGAAAGAGCAACAGGCCTTTGGCTGGGTGAAGCTGTTCATTTTTATGAAAAATTAGAAGAGAAAGGATATGAACTAGATTTTGTAAGTCCAAAAGGAGGGTATACTCCACTCGATCCTATTTCCCTACAAATGTTTGTACAGCCTGTAGACTGGAAATATTATGCGGACGACACTTTCAGAAATAAGCTGGCCAATGCTTTAAAGCCGGAAGACATCAACCCTAAAGATTATGATGTAATTTATTATGCAGGAGGACATGGTGTTGTCTGGGATTTCCCTGATAATAAAGAGTTACAGGAAATTGCCCGAAGCATTTATGAAGACGGAGGAATTGTATCATCAGTATGCCACGGAGCTGTAGGACTTTTTAATATTAAACTTTCTAACGGAGAAAATTTAATTGAAGGAAAAACAGTGACTGGCTTTTCAAATTCGGAGGAGATAGCTGCAGAATTAGCTGATCATATGCCTTATCTTACAGAGGACGTATTGAAAAGTAAGGGAGCACATTACGTAAAAGCAGATCAGGACTTTATTCCTTTTGCTGTTTCTGACGGAAAGCTGGTTACAGGACAAAATCCTCAATCTGGAGGTGCTGTCGCAGAAAAAGTACTGGAAATCCTGGAAAAGTAA
- a CDS encoding Crp/Fnr family transcriptional regulator, protein MSHFLKAHIREIINLTDDEFEILQGFFIRKRFRKRQFLIQEHQPVHEIFLIEKGILKSSIIDLSGKEHILQFAASNWWISDFAGFFKQENSSLAVECIEDSEVYAISYEDLNLLCSKIQAMERFFRIKSNFGYVALQQRILSLMSKSAKERYEDFIQQYPGFIDHVPKQLIASYLGVSRETLSRLYS, encoded by the coding sequence ATGAGCCATTTTCTAAAAGCACATATCCGGGAAATCATCAACCTTACCGATGACGAATTTGAGATTCTACAAGGTTTTTTCATAAGAAAGAGGTTCCGGAAAAGACAGTTTTTGATACAGGAGCATCAGCCTGTACATGAAATTTTCCTGATAGAGAAAGGCATTCTTAAAAGCAGCATTATAGACCTTTCGGGAAAGGAACATATTCTGCAGTTTGCGGCTTCTAACTGGTGGATTTCAGATTTTGCCGGCTTTTTTAAGCAGGAAAATTCCTCATTAGCGGTTGAATGTATTGAAGATTCTGAAGTATATGCCATTTCTTATGAAGATTTAAATCTCCTGTGCTCAAAGATTCAGGCTATGGAACGTTTTTTCAGGATTAAGTCCAATTTTGGATATGTAGCTCTACAACAGAGAATTCTTTCATTGATGAGTAAATCCGCAAAAGAACGTTATGAGGATTTTATACAACAATATCCCGGTTTTATTGATCATGTGCCTAAACAACTTATTGCAAGCTATCTTGGAGTTTCAAGAGAGACTTTAAGCCGACTATATTCTTAA
- the tatC gene encoding twin-arginine translocase subunit TatC, producing the protein MDNNKDMSFLGHIGELRGHLVRSIIAIIIAAFAVGFNINWIMDHIFFGPTRNDFPTFRVVNHFSRMILGEDSIHLPKDFPVRVQRLYQQFNVMMSVSIFGGLVAAFPYIVWELWRFIGPALHPREKKNSIYIINAVWMLFMTGVLCGYFLILPFAVNFGVIFKISDIIVPLYDLSDYTTLFLQVVLGMGVIFLFPILIYFLTSIGILTPMFMKTYRRHAIVLIMVVAAIITPADVLSMLMAAFPLLILYEFSIMMCTFTYKKVQKSNGNLPAVQK; encoded by the coding sequence ATGGACAATAACAAAGACATGTCCTTTCTTGGGCACATTGGAGAATTAAGAGGGCATTTGGTCCGTTCGATCATTGCTATCATCATTGCAGCCTTTGCGGTTGGTTTCAATATCAATTGGATTATGGACCATATCTTTTTTGGCCCTACCAGAAATGATTTCCCTACATTCAGAGTTGTTAATCACTTTTCAAGGATGATTTTAGGAGAAGACAGTATTCATCTTCCAAAGGATTTCCCTGTTCGTGTACAAAGACTGTATCAACAGTTTAATGTCATGATGTCGGTTTCTATTTTTGGCGGACTAGTAGCAGCATTTCCTTATATTGTTTGGGAGTTGTGGCGTTTTATCGGTCCTGCTCTTCATCCAAGAGAAAAAAAGAACTCCATCTATATTATCAATGCAGTATGGATGCTTTTTATGACAGGGGTTTTATGCGGTTATTTTTTAATCCTGCCTTTTGCTGTAAATTTTGGAGTCATTTTTAAGATTTCAGACATTATAGTTCCTCTTTATGACCTGAGCGATTATACCACTTTATTTTTACAGGTTGTATTGGGTATGGGAGTGATTTTTCTTTTCCCTATTTTGATCTACTTCCTTACAAGCATTGGAATTTTAACGCCAATGTTTATGAAAACCTACCGTCGTCATGCTATTGTTTTGATCATGGTGGTAGCTGCCATTATTACTCCTGCAGATGTATTAAGTATGTTGATGGCTGCATTCCCGCTACTTATTTTATATGAATTCAGTATTATGATGTGTACTTTCACTTATAAAAAAGTACAGAAGAGCAACGGAAATCTTCCTGCCGTTCAGAAATAA
- a CDS encoding SIS domain-containing protein, whose protein sequence is MDRTNIISIAKSTLEIEISELEKLKNRIDDQFAQAVEIIHSAKGKLIVVGIGKSAHVGNKIVATLNSTGTPSQFLHASEAIHGDLGVIQKQDVVLCISNSGNSPEIANLVPYLRDYSSALIGMTGNKNSKLAEFSEVILDTHVDVEACPNKLAPTSSTTIQMALGDALAVALMELNDFKANDFAKFHPGGSLGKNLTSRVEQFLSSQKPQVSEDAFIRDVIISISSSSHGITVVTNKDQIIGVITDGDLRRMLMKGEDISKVLAKDIMSAHPRTIEKDALAKEAMKILKENNIGQLVVTENGKYFGIIDLHKLLDEGIN, encoded by the coding sequence ATGGATAGAACCAACATTATATCAATTGCTAAAAGTACTTTAGAAATAGAAATTTCAGAACTTGAAAAATTAAAAAACAGAATTGACGACCAATTTGCCCAGGCTGTGGAAATTATTCATTCAGCAAAAGGAAAATTAATTGTAGTAGGAATCGGAAAATCCGCTCATGTTGGTAATAAAATTGTTGCTACCCTCAACTCTACTGGTACTCCATCTCAATTTTTGCATGCTTCGGAAGCTATTCATGGAGATCTTGGAGTGATCCAGAAACAGGATGTGGTATTGTGCATCTCTAATTCCGGAAATTCCCCTGAAATAGCCAATCTTGTTCCTTATTTAAGGGATTATTCTTCTGCACTGATCGGAATGACAGGAAACAAAAACAGTAAATTGGCTGAATTCTCTGAGGTTATCCTTGATACCCACGTGGACGTTGAAGCTTGCCCTAACAAACTCGCTCCTACAAGTTCTACAACGATTCAAATGGCGTTAGGAGATGCTCTTGCCGTCGCTTTAATGGAATTGAATGACTTCAAGGCAAACGATTTCGCCAAGTTTCACCCGGGAGGCAGCCTAGGAAAAAACCTAACTTCCAGGGTTGAGCAGTTTTTATCTTCACAAAAGCCTCAGGTTTCTGAAGATGCTTTTATAAGGGATGTTATTATTTCTATCAGCTCTTCCAGCCATGGAATTACTGTAGTGACCAATAAAGATCAGATCATCGGAGTAATTACCGATGGGGACCTGAGAAGAATGTTAATGAAAGGGGAAGATATCAGTAAGGTGTTAGCGAAAGATATCATGTCTGCTCATCCAAGAACGATTGAAAAAGATGCTCTGGCTAAGGAAGCCATGAAAATTCTGAAAGAAAATAATATCGGACAACTTGTGGTCACTGAAAACGGAAAGTATTTCGGGATCATTGATTTACACAAACTACTTGACGAGGGAATAAATTAA
- a CDS encoding M1 family metallopeptidase, whose protein sequence is MKKLSYTLLFVSGIAFGQFFERDKVYTKQDTLKGSNTSFRDFWDVKKYDFSVEPDFEQKSLKGTNKISFEIIKNVTNPVFQIDLQQPMKADQVVGNFPIASYKQDGDFIFITANKKFKKGEKYTIDVTYSGNPLIAKNAPWDGGWVFTKDQNGNPWMSPAVQGIGSSIWLPTKDIWSDEPDNGIVMKIITPNDLVGVGNGRLINKTTNGNKTTYTWEVKNPINDYSIIPNIGKYVNFKDTFDGEKGKLDLDYWVLDYNLEKARKQFQQVKPMLTAFEHWFGPYPFYEDSYKLVDSPYLGMEHQSNVAYGNNYQNGYRGKDLSGTGVGLKWDYIIVHESGHEWFANNITAKDQADMWIHESFTMYSEVLFTESYLDKKSADIYMVGLRNKIQNDVPIIGHYGVRNEGSGDMYPKGAYMLHTIRQVINNDEKFRQILRGLSKDFYHQTVTTKQIEDYISSKSGIDFSSVFDQYLRTIKIPTLEYSQNGDSFKFRYTDVVKNLKLPVIINGDQTIHPTEEWQTVKLKKKVPVELSKNYYINYKNVQ, encoded by the coding sequence ATGAAAAAGCTGTCATACACACTTTTATTTGTTTCCGGAATTGCTTTTGGACAGTTCTTTGAAAGGGATAAGGTTTATACGAAACAAGATACGTTAAAAGGTTCCAATACTTCCTTCAGGGACTTCTGGGATGTTAAAAAATATGATTTTTCCGTAGAGCCTGATTTTGAGCAAAAAAGTCTGAAAGGAACCAATAAGATAAGCTTTGAAATTATAAAGAATGTAACCAATCCTGTATTTCAGATTGATCTTCAACAACCCATGAAGGCGGATCAAGTTGTAGGAAATTTCCCGATTGCCAGCTATAAACAGGACGGAGATTTTATTTTTATTACAGCCAATAAAAAGTTTAAAAAAGGAGAAAAATATACCATTGATGTCACCTATTCCGGAAACCCGCTCATTGCTAAAAATGCGCCTTGGGATGGCGGATGGGTTTTCACTAAGGATCAAAACGGAAATCCATGGATGAGTCCTGCTGTTCAGGGAATCGGCTCTTCCATCTGGTTACCTACCAAAGATATATGGAGTGATGAACCGGATAACGGTATTGTAATGAAAATTATTACACCAAATGATCTGGTAGGTGTTGGAAACGGAAGACTGATCAACAAAACAACTAATGGCAACAAAACGACCTATACGTGGGAAGTAAAAAATCCGATCAATGATTACTCCATCATTCCGAATATTGGGAAGTATGTTAACTTTAAGGATACTTTTGATGGAGAAAAAGGGAAACTGGATCTTGATTACTGGGTTCTTGATTATAATCTTGAAAAAGCAAGGAAACAGTTCCAACAGGTAAAACCTATGCTTACTGCATTTGAACATTGGTTTGGACCTTATCCTTTCTATGAAGATTCTTACAAATTAGTAGATTCTCCTTATTTAGGAATGGAGCACCAAAGCAATGTTGCCTATGGAAATAATTATCAAAATGGATACCGAGGAAAAGATCTTTCCGGAACCGGAGTGGGATTGAAATGGGATTACATCATTGTTCATGAAAGCGGCCACGAATGGTTTGCCAACAACATTACAGCCAAGGATCAGGCAGATATGTGGATTCACGAAAGCTTTACCATGTATTCTGAAGTTCTTTTTACAGAGAGCTACCTTGATAAAAAGTCTGCTGATATTTATATGGTAGGCCTTAGAAACAAAATTCAGAATGATGTTCCTATCATTGGGCACTATGGAGTTAGAAATGAAGGCAGTGGTGATATGTATCCTAAAGGAGCCTATATGCTGCACACTATTAGACAGGTCATTAATAATGATGAAAAATTCAGACAGATCTTAAGAGGATTAAGTAAAGATTTTTATCATCAGACCGTTACCACAAAGCAAATTGAAGATTATATTTCCTCCAAATCAGGAATTGATTTTTCAAGCGTCTTTGATCAGTATTTAAGAACGATTAAGATTCCTACTCTTGAGTATTCTCAGAATGGAGATTCTTTTAAATTCAGATATACGGATGTGGTGAAAAACCTAAAACTGCCGGTCATCATCAACGGAGATCAAACAATACATCCAACAGAGGAATGGCAAACGGTAAAACTTAAGAAAAAAGTTCCTGTTGAGCTGAGCAAGAATTATTATATTAATTATAAAAATGTTCAATAA
- a CDS encoding PDZ domain-containing protein, which translates to MRKTALSLALFAAFLANAQSIKTTIDLVNVKDDKVAVTMEFPKMKSGDIKFHFPKTVPGTYSVDDYGRFVEGIKFYDNKGKELTYTKVNDNTYSLKNAQNLSKISYLVNDSFDDEMDTSKHKAVFSPSGTDIEQGKVYMINTHGFIGYIDNMQDVPYQLIIQKPTDFYGTTALVDQDKSDSTDTYTLANYAKVTDSPLMYTKPDFITFNAGGMELVLGVYSPTGKYKAADFKDNLEKMVIAQKKFLGDMNTNKKYAIMLYLSGGDGPQIKGFGALEHHESTSVVLPEGMPKEAIDKTITDVVSHEFFHTVNPLKTHSEEIHYFDYADPKMSQHLWMYEGGTEYFANLFQIQEGLITKDEFLQRMGDKITNSKNYDDTMPFTVMSKNILQDAYKDQYRNVYEKGALLAMCLDIELRKLSNGEMGYRDMIRKLSQRFGENKPFKDDKLIDELVTVTGYPQVKDFYNKYIAGNQPTPYASYLNMVGVEVHKQESAPVFWFIKDPNQTGYDEKTKAFAFDENSALSPFAKSIGFKITDQVLALDGKTVDIQKVQDFIGYTKTIKEGQNVTVTILRDNGGKKEKMDLKGKAILEKMSMEHLEFKTNATPAELKLQSQWLTGKK; encoded by the coding sequence ATGAGAAAAACCGCACTTAGCCTGGCTCTTTTTGCCGCCTTTTTAGCAAATGCACAGTCTATAAAGACAACCATTGACCTCGTTAATGTAAAAGATGATAAAGTAGCCGTTACCATGGAATTTCCGAAAATGAAATCCGGGGATATTAAATTTCATTTTCCTAAAACCGTTCCGGGTACTTACTCTGTAGATGACTACGGAAGATTTGTAGAGGGAATAAAGTTTTACGACAACAAGGGCAAGGAACTTACCTATACAAAAGTAAACGACAATACCTATTCATTGAAAAATGCTCAAAACCTGAGCAAGATCTCTTATCTTGTGAATGACAGTTTTGATGATGAAATGGATACTTCAAAGCATAAAGCCGTATTTTCTCCCTCAGGAACCGATATTGAACAAGGAAAAGTTTATATGATCAACACCCATGGCTTCATTGGTTATATTGATAATATGCAGGATGTACCTTACCAGCTGATCATTCAAAAACCAACTGATTTTTATGGGACAACAGCATTGGTAGACCAGGATAAATCTGATTCCACAGACACCTATACACTGGCCAATTACGCTAAGGTAACAGATTCTCCTCTGATGTATACAAAGCCAGACTTTATTACCTTTAATGCAGGAGGAATGGAGCTTGTACTAGGCGTTTATTCTCCAACAGGTAAATATAAAGCTGCTGATTTCAAGGATAATCTTGAAAAAATGGTTATTGCCCAGAAGAAATTTCTTGGAGATATGAATACCAACAAGAAATATGCAATCATGCTTTATCTTTCCGGAGGTGACGGACCCCAAATTAAGGGTTTTGGAGCATTGGAACATCATGAATCAACCAGTGTAGTGCTTCCGGAAGGGATGCCTAAGGAGGCTATCGATAAGACAATCACGGATGTCGTTTCCCATGAATTCTTCCATACTGTTAATCCTTTGAAAACACATTCTGAGGAGATTCACTACTTTGATTATGCTGATCCTAAAATGTCCCAACATCTATGGATGTATGAAGGCGGAACGGAATATTTTGCCAATTTATTCCAGATTCAGGAGGGATTGATCACCAAGGATGAGTTTCTTCAAAGAATGGGAGATAAAATTACCAACTCCAAGAATTATGATGATACCATGCCATTTACGGTGATGAGTAAAAATATATTACAGGATGCCTATAAAGATCAATATAGGAATGTATACGAAAAGGGTGCATTGCTGGCGATGTGTCTGGATATTGAACTGAGAAAACTATCCAATGGAGAAATGGGCTACCGTGATATGATCAGAAAGCTATCTCAAAGATTCGGAGAAAACAAGCCATTTAAGGATGATAAACTGATTGATGAACTGGTAACGGTAACCGGATATCCTCAGGTAAAGGATTTTTACAATAAATATATCGCAGGAAATCAGCCAACACCTTATGCTTCTTACCTGAATATGGTAGGTGTAGAGGTACATAAGCAGGAAAGCGCTCCTGTTTTCTGGTTCATCAAGGATCCGAATCAGACAGGGTATGATGAAAAGACCAAAGCTTTTGCCTTTGATGAGAATTCTGCACTATCTCCTTTTGCCAAGAGCATAGGGTTTAAAATCACCGATCAGGTACTTGCCCTTGATGGAAAAACGGTAGATATTCAGAAGGTTCAGGATTTTATCGGGTATACCAAAACCATTAAGGAGGGTCAGAATGTTACAGTAACCATCTTGAGAGATAATGGAGGTAAGAAAGAAAAAATGGACCTTAAAGGAAAGGCTATTTTAGAGAAGATGTCTATGGAACATCTTGAATTTAAAACCAACGCGACTCCGGCAGAACTGAAACTGCAAAGTCAATGGCTGACTGGTAAAAAATAA